One window from the genome of Hyphomonas neptunium ATCC 15444 encodes:
- a CDS encoding D-Ala-D-Ala carboxypeptidase family metallohydrolase produces MLYSSHRLVSRAGWRWPHFRPDELACRCGGRGCRGAYWHDAEFLDALEALRKEMGRPLRINSGHRCAIWNVVVGGVPNSQRRRIAVDIAFGKHDRRAMVAAAERLGFTGIAKSFLHLDRRETPARWTYPGAEDLS; encoded by the coding sequence ATGCTTTACTCATCCCACAGACTTGTTTCGCGCGCCGGCTGGCGCTGGCCCCACTTCAGACCCGACGAGCTTGCCTGCCGATGTGGCGGGCGCGGCTGCCGGGGCGCTTACTGGCATGACGCGGAGTTCCTCGACGCGCTCGAAGCCCTGCGCAAGGAAATGGGCCGTCCCCTGAGGATCAATTCGGGCCATCGCTGCGCCATCTGGAACGTGGTGGTCGGCGGCGTGCCCAACTCTCAGCGCCGGCGCATCGCGGTGGACATTGCCTTTGGCAAGCATGACCGGCGCGCGATGGTGGCGGCGGCAGAGCGGCTCGGCTTTACCGGCATCGCCAAATCCTTCCTGCATCTGGACCGGCGGGAGACCCCGGCGCGCTGGACCTATCCGGGGGCGGAGGACCTGTCATGA
- a CDS encoding ParD-like family protein produces MGIVNIDDDLHDQLRKASTVSCRSINAQATFWIRIGMLCEMHPTLSFNEIVQREMAAAGVTPEPLGAAAA; encoded by the coding sequence ATGGGCATTGTAAACATTGACGACGACCTCCACGACCAGCTGCGCAAGGCCAGCACCGTTTCCTGTCGCTCGATCAATGCGCAGGCGACGTTCTGGATCAGGATCGGCATGCTCTGCGAGATGCACCCGACCCTCTCCTTCAACGAAATCGTCCAGCGCGAGATGGCCGCCGCCGGCGTCACGCCGGAGCCGCTGGGCGCCGCCGCCGCATGA
- a CDS encoding amidase family protein → MAAKTGIDLAKAGARETAEAVRAGAISALEAADAAIARIEAVDGAINAVVVRDFERARAAAKAVDASRMPGDMRRLLGVPMTVKESNDVAGLPSTWGFESFKDVDASRDAVVVTRLKAEGAIILGKTNVPVALGDWQSVNPVYGRTVNPFDHTRSPGGSSGGAAAALATGMVPLEIGSDIGGSIRFPAHMCGVFGHKPSWGIVPQRGHLFPGTDGCDAPLAVVGPMARNVGDLIAALEVIAGPEAGSGMRLDLPAPRAGGLGGFRVRVLREMPGVPVDRDTGNALERFAGQLRAAGVVVSEGSEGLPDLAEMVPTYVRMLMTVISRGEPSATPISAHDWMNLLDYQLAITRQWSAFFEGADILLSPAFSTPAFPHKDEPDWGKRTLDIDGLTLPYGAQLAWASIATFAGLPSTCVPVAKSVGGLPIGFQLIGAPFADRTTLRFASLLEAAGLIE, encoded by the coding sequence ATGGCCGCAAAGACCGGGATTGATCTGGCAAAGGCTGGCGCGCGGGAGACGGCCGAGGCTGTTCGCGCCGGGGCCATATCCGCGCTGGAGGCGGCCGACGCCGCCATTGCCCGCATCGAAGCCGTTGATGGCGCAATCAACGCGGTCGTCGTGCGCGATTTCGAACGGGCACGGGCAGCGGCGAAAGCCGTGGACGCGAGCCGGATGCCGGGCGACATGCGGCGGCTTCTGGGTGTGCCGATGACAGTGAAGGAGTCCAATGATGTGGCAGGCCTGCCCTCCACTTGGGGGTTTGAGTCGTTCAAGGATGTGGACGCGTCGCGAGATGCTGTGGTTGTGACGCGCCTCAAGGCTGAAGGCGCAATCATCCTTGGCAAGACGAATGTTCCCGTCGCATTGGGTGACTGGCAGAGCGTGAACCCGGTCTATGGGCGCACGGTGAACCCGTTTGATCATACGCGCTCGCCAGGGGGATCTTCCGGCGGGGCGGCGGCGGCGCTGGCGACCGGGATGGTGCCTCTGGAGATCGGCTCGGACATCGGCGGGTCTATCCGCTTTCCGGCGCATATGTGCGGCGTGTTCGGGCACAAGCCGAGCTGGGGCATTGTGCCCCAGAGAGGGCATCTCTTTCCGGGGACGGATGGGTGTGATGCGCCCCTTGCTGTGGTGGGGCCGATGGCGCGTAATGTGGGCGACCTGATTGCCGCGCTTGAGGTGATCGCCGGGCCGGAGGCTGGCAGCGGGATGCGTCTGGACCTGCCGGCGCCGCGCGCGGGCGGGCTCGGCGGTTTCCGCGTCCGGGTGCTGCGCGAGATGCCAGGGGTGCCGGTGGACAGAGATACGGGAAACGCGCTGGAGCGCTTTGCGGGGCAGTTGCGCGCGGCAGGCGTGGTGGTGAGCGAGGGGAGCGAGGGTTTACCGGATCTCGCCGAGATGGTGCCCACTTATGTGCGCATGCTGATGACGGTGATCTCGCGCGGCGAACCTTCGGCCACGCCGATCAGCGCCCATGACTGGATGAATTTGCTGGATTATCAGCTCGCCATTACACGGCAGTGGTCGGCCTTTTTTGAGGGCGCCGATATTTTGCTCTCGCCTGCTTTCTCGACACCGGCCTTTCCGCACAAGGACGAGCCTGATTGGGGCAAGCGCACCCTGGATATTGACGGGCTGACACTGCCCTATGGGGCTCAGCTCGCCTGGGCGTCGATTGCGACCTTTGCGGGGCTTCCGTCTACCTGTGTACCGGTTGCCAAGAGCGTGGGCGGGCTGCCCATCGGGTTCCAGCTGATCGGGGCGCCGTTTGCGGACAGGACGACGCTGCGCTTCGCATCTCTGCTGGAAGCTGCGGGGCTGATCGAATGA
- the glpK gene encoding glycerol kinase GlpK, with protein sequence MSDFILVIDEGTTSTRAIVYDRDFREVALAQEEVALAYPRDGWVEQDGEEIWTRTLSVCRAVIAKAGGAARIAAIGITNQRETTLVWDRKTGKPLAPAIIWQDRRTAAFCESLKAKGYESDVQAETGLLLDPYFSGTKINWVLNNVPGAQARAEAGELAFGTVDSFLLWRLTGGTVHATDVTNASRTLLYRLGIGGEGGWSAAMGEMLGVPAAMLPEVKPSAADFGTAGAALFGAAIPVASILGDQQSALVGQGCLAPGQAKITFGTGAFLVANTGAARPFSENRLLGTMGYALPGADAMALEGSIFNAGTVIKWLRDDLGLIQRADESAAAAASLKDNGGVYMVPALTGLGAPHWDAEARGLIAGLTRAATGAHLVRAGLESVAYQTHDLLAAFAGDGAPIGELRVDGGMVGNDWLMQFLANVCALPVLRPDYREMTALGAAAAAAMQIGWLSAADWAAREVPGKRFEPDMSADARAALLKGWQTALGRALT encoded by the coding sequence ATGAGCGACTTTATTCTCGTGATCGACGAAGGCACGACCTCGACGCGGGCGATCGTCTATGACCGCGACTTTCGCGAGGTGGCCCTCGCGCAGGAAGAGGTGGCGCTGGCCTATCCCCGCGATGGCTGGGTGGAGCAGGATGGCGAGGAGATCTGGACGCGGACGCTGTCGGTCTGCCGGGCGGTGATCGCCAAGGCGGGCGGGGCGGCGCGGATTGCGGCGATCGGCATCACCAACCAGCGCGAGACGACGCTCGTCTGGGACCGCAAGACCGGCAAGCCGCTGGCGCCGGCCATCATCTGGCAGGACCGGCGCACGGCGGCGTTCTGTGAAAGCCTCAAGGCGAAGGGCTATGAGAGCGATGTGCAGGCCGAGACCGGCCTGCTGCTGGACCCGTATTTCTCCGGCACGAAAATAAACTGGGTACTGAATAATGTTCCCGGCGCGCAGGCGCGCGCAGAGGCCGGGGAACTGGCCTTCGGGACGGTGGACAGTTTTCTGCTGTGGCGGCTGACGGGCGGGACGGTGCATGCCACCGATGTGACGAATGCGTCGCGCACGCTGCTCTACCGGCTGGGTATCGGCGGCGAGGGGGGCTGGAGCGCGGCGATGGGCGAGATGCTTGGCGTGCCCGCGGCCATGTTGCCCGAGGTGAAGCCGAGCGCGGCGGATTTTGGCACGGCAGGGGCGGCGCTGTTCGGCGCGGCGATCCCGGTGGCGTCGATCCTGGGGGATCAGCAATCGGCGCTGGTGGGGCAGGGGTGTCTCGCGCCGGGGCAGGCGAAGATCACGTTTGGCACGGGCGCGTTCCTGGTGGCGAATACGGGCGCGGCCCGGCCGTTTTCGGAGAACAGATTGCTGGGCACGATGGGCTACGCGCTGCCCGGCGCCGACGCGATGGCGCTGGAAGGCTCGATCTTCAATGCGGGCACGGTGATCAAATGGCTGCGCGATGATCTGGGACTTATTCAGAGGGCGGATGAAAGCGCAGCCGCCGCGGCGAGCCTGAAGGATAATGGCGGCGTCTATATGGTGCCCGCCCTCACCGGGCTTGGCGCGCCGCATTGGGACGCCGAAGCAAGGGGGCTGATCGCCGGGCTGACGCGGGCGGCGACGGGGGCGCATCTGGTGCGCGCGGGGCTGGAATCGGTGGCCTATCAGACGCATGACCTGCTCGCCGCGTTTGCGGGCGACGGCGCGCCGATTGGCGAGCTGCGCGTGGATGGCGGCATGGTGGGGAATGACTGGCTGATGCAGTTTCTGGCGAATGTGTGCGCGCTGCCGGTGCTGCGGCCGGACTATCGCGAGATGACGGCGCTGGGCGCAGCGGCGGCTGCGGCGATGCAGATCGGCTGGCTGAGCGCCGCCGACTGGGCGGCCCGCGAAGTGCCGGGCAAACGCTTCGAGCCAGATATGAGCGCTGACGCCCGCGCCGCGCTTCTGAAGGGCTGGCAAACCGCGCTCGGCCGCGCGCTGACCTGA
- a CDS encoding alpha/beta hydrolase family protein yields the protein MMKRVLAAGAIGLLAAPFAANAAPLTSEDFSRYPSVSSVSMSLEGDMLVGVVADPSKDGKARAAAYWDLSGKIDTSKPLLPSNITPSSGKTLFYASVALKDKKSLWFTVQPYIGALMGCGEGKETGSTKKYLEKTYMGDERIKKIDDLPDGRAEIGADRAMLRCYELVGSTDIASLLPLDPSKVVLARASTKSGTSYFEHDLSNGREKFLYKANPTEQVIISARTGMPVARTSLEYENGAWKSYISLPDSGSDKFTREDPLTTEISNRYTMNLLGRQNGTNNYFIATDKFSDKVSIYLYDAANDSFSADPVFAHPDYDASNIIFSNREKDFGEVLGFTFDGPIPENFWIDPEMKSIQDGLNQAFPDKHVAIVDYTADRNRVLFTVGAGNMPTAYYLLVDKAKVAVIGSERPWIDTNNLGEVKFVHYDARDGLEIPAFLTYPAGWKEGDKARGAIIVPHGGPWARDYGNFDFSGWTQYFASRGYIVMQPQYRGSAGWGRELWLAGDGEWGQKMQDDKDDGAAWLVSQGLVDADKIAIHGYSYGGFAAFAAAVRPNSPYQCAIAGAGVSNLAKLGNSWGENRIQRIVQGDTVKGMDPMQNTDKINIPILIYHGEYDVRVPIFHSREFYNAIKDKEPQSKFIPLDLMGHQSAKWPAEHAGRVLEEVENFLNTACNM from the coding sequence ATGATGAAGCGCGTACTGGCTGCGGGAGCGATCGGATTGCTCGCTGCGCCCTTCGCAGCAAACGCCGCCCCGCTGACGTCTGAAGACTTTTCCAGATATCCCAGTGTTTCGAGCGTTTCGATGTCGCTGGAAGGGGATATGCTGGTCGGGGTCGTTGCCGATCCTTCCAAGGATGGCAAAGCGCGCGCCGCTGCATACTGGGATCTTTCCGGCAAGATCGACACGAGCAAACCGCTCCTGCCGTCGAACATCACTCCCTCCAGCGGCAAGACACTTTTCTATGCGTCGGTCGCGCTGAAGGATAAAAAATCGCTGTGGTTTACAGTTCAGCCCTATATCGGCGCCCTCATGGGATGCGGCGAAGGCAAGGAAACCGGCTCGACCAAGAAATACCTCGAAAAGACATATATGGGGGATGAACGTATCAAGAAGATCGATGATCTTCCCGATGGGCGCGCAGAGATTGGCGCCGACAGAGCCATGCTGCGTTGCTACGAACTGGTCGGCAGCACCGACATCGCCTCCCTCCTGCCGCTCGATCCAAGCAAGGTCGTCCTGGCGCGCGCGTCCACCAAAAGCGGCACGAGCTATTTCGAGCACGATCTGTCAAACGGCCGCGAGAAGTTCCTCTACAAGGCAAACCCGACCGAACAGGTGATCATCAGCGCCCGCACCGGCATGCCGGTGGCGCGCACGTCGCTCGAATATGAGAACGGCGCCTGGAAGTCCTATATCAGCCTGCCGGATTCGGGCTCGGACAAGTTCACGCGCGAAGATCCGCTGACCACGGAAATCTCCAACCGCTACACGATGAACCTGCTGGGCCGCCAGAACGGCACCAACAACTACTTCATCGCCACCGACAAGTTCTCCGATAAGGTCAGCATCTACCTCTATGATGCCGCCAATGACAGCTTCAGCGCTGACCCGGTGTTCGCCCACCCCGACTATGACGCGAGCAACATCATCTTCTCGAACCGCGAGAAGGATTTCGGCGAAGTTCTGGGCTTCACATTCGATGGCCCGATCCCGGAAAATTTCTGGATCGACCCGGAAATGAAATCCATTCAGGACGGCCTCAACCAGGCGTTCCCGGACAAGCACGTCGCGATCGTCGACTATACGGCAGACCGCAATCGCGTGCTGTTCACTGTCGGCGCAGGCAACATGCCCACCGCCTACTACCTCCTCGTCGACAAGGCCAAGGTGGCCGTCATCGGCTCCGAGCGCCCCTGGATTGACACGAACAATCTCGGCGAAGTGAAATTCGTCCATTATGACGCGCGCGACGGCCTCGAAATCCCGGCCTTCCTGACGTATCCGGCCGGCTGGAAAGAAGGCGACAAGGCACGCGGCGCCATCATCGTCCCCCATGGCGGCCCCTGGGCACGCGACTATGGTAATTTCGACTTCTCCGGCTGGACGCAGTACTTCGCCAGCCGTGGCTATATCGTGATGCAACCCCAGTATCGCGGCAGCGCAGGCTGGGGCCGGGAGCTGTGGCTCGCGGGCGATGGCGAGTGGGGCCAGAAGATGCAGGACGACAAGGATGACGGCGCCGCCTGGCTCGTTTCCCAGGGTCTGGTCGATGCCGACAAGATTGCCATCCACGGCTACTCCTACGGCGGCTTTGCGGCGTTCGCAGCCGCCGTTCGCCCCAACAGCCCGTATCAATGTGCCATTGCAGGCGCGGGCGTCAGCAACCTTGCAAAGCTCGGCAATTCCTGGGGTGAAAACCGCATCCAGCGGATCGTGCAGGGCGATACCGTCAAGGGCATGGACCCGATGCAGAACACGGACAAGATCAATATCCCGATCCTGATCTATCACGGCGAATACGATGTTCGCGTGCCGATCTTCCACAGCCGTGAATTCTACAACGCGATCAAGGATAAGGAACCGCAGAGCAAATTCATCCCTCTGGACCTGATGGGACACCAATCTGCGAAGTGGCCGGCCGAACACGCAGGGCGTGTGCTCGAGGAGGTCGAAAACTTCCTCAACACCGCCTGCAACATGTAG
- the map gene encoding type I methionyl aminopeptidase, producing the protein MTKTPDELAAMAHSGRLLASVFGLIDQMQLIGMSTLEVNDRVERFIVDELKSRPASKGQYGFEYVLNSSVNDVVCHAIPSAREILKDGDIVNFDITLEKNGYIADSSKTYMLGNVATPARRLVRTTYEAMWKGIRAVRPGATLGDIGHAIERHAKQAGYSIVREFCGHGIGREMHEEPSVLHFGRRGTGLPLRPGMTFTIEPMLNEGRRGVYTEEDDWTVRTEDGKLSAQFEHTIAVTERGVDVLTLRPEEAHLVKEATRRAG; encoded by the coding sequence ATGACAAAAACGCCGGACGAACTCGCCGCGATGGCCCATTCCGGTCGCCTGCTCGCTTCGGTGTTCGGGCTGATCGACCAGATGCAGCTCATCGGCATGAGCACGCTGGAAGTGAACGACCGGGTTGAGCGCTTCATCGTCGATGAGCTGAAATCCCGCCCCGCCAGCAAGGGGCAATACGGCTTTGAGTACGTTCTCAATTCCTCCGTGAACGATGTGGTTTGCCACGCCATTCCCTCGGCCCGCGAAATCCTGAAAGACGGCGACATCGTCAATTTCGACATCACGTTGGAAAAGAACGGCTACATCGCCGATTCCAGCAAGACGTACATGCTCGGCAACGTCGCCACGCCCGCCCGCCGCCTCGTGCGCACCACCTATGAAGCCATGTGGAAAGGCATCCGCGCCGTCCGCCCCGGCGCCACGCTGGGCGACATCGGCCACGCCATCGAGCGCCATGCCAAGCAAGCGGGCTATTCCATCGTCCGCGAATTCTGCGGCCACGGCATCGGCCGGGAAATGCACGAAGAACCCTCCGTACTCCACTTCGGCCGCCGCGGCACCGGCCTCCCCCTCCGCCCCGGCATGACCTTCACCATAGAGCCCATGCTTAACGAAGGCCGCCGCGGCGTGTACACGGAAGAGGACGACTGGACCGTCCGCACCGAAGACGGAAAACTCTCAGCCCAGTTCGAGCATACAATCGCCGTGACAGAGCGCGGCGTGGACGTGCTGACGCTAAGGCCGGAAGAAGCGCATCTGGTAAAAGAAGCAACCCGCAGGGCGGGTTAG